The nucleotide sequence aaaaaatacaccctgtatatataaacTGAAGCGAGCATGTGAAACCGCATGCGTTAGGAGCACAGAGAGGACATGGACATGGACCTACTCCAGTCGTCTCCAAAGTATGTGACCCTCTGATATAGAATGAGTGCCGTCCTCGCTGTGTTCATGACGCATGCGGTTGGGGCTCATTTGTGTAGCAAAAACTTGTGTAGATACTTGGCGATAGAGGTTTCAGTGCACTTGCTTGTTTCAGGTATTGTAAAGAATAggatggctttcaactaggattgcctccaattctgctgtctaACTTTTGCCCGATAGCCCTTAGTTAAAGGGACAATTAACGAAACTATTCATGCTAGCAGCGCATATTATTTAATGACACACACAAGAAAGACAAGACGACACCACTGCAACCGCGGCAGTAGATGTGTCATCTCATCTTTCTTGTATGCTAGAATGGATAGTTTCAGCTCGTGCCAACTACGAACATTTTTTGGTCACTTCGGTCAGTTAATGAATTAGGTAATTTCTAATTAGTTATCTAGTAGAAGTAGTAATCGGTCTTGAGAAAATGCCTTCCTGTCTGCATGACTCTCCTGCCAAAATGGTACccatgctgctctcacagctttttttaTGAAAATATTTGTAACAAAAACCAGCCTGCAAGTTTGCACTTTACCATGTTTGAGCAAGAGTGTGTACCTCAAGTGCAGCCCCGTAAAACCAGAATCATTCGCATATAATTTTCGGTGTGGTGTATAATGACACTGCTTTATTGTCTTACTAGCGTGGTGAATGTAAGCAGCTTGTGTGGCATGTTGAACAAGATTCAAGGAGAGGACTTGAAGAAGAAGTTGAACTCTCCACATATTACCCAGGATGAATTGGTTGCCCTCATGAATCAGTTTGTGCAGTAAGCTTTAATCCCACTCCACTGCGCTTCATCCTGCGGCTGAATGCATGTAACTAGTATGAGCTCCTCTACAGGGATGCAAAGGACAACGTGCATGTGCAGAAAGGCTGGGGAAACTCTGCGTATTGTGTCTCCAAGGTCGGAGTTACTGTCCTGTCCTTCATTCAGCACCGTGCCTTCCAGCTTCGACCCCAGGATGACATTGTTGTGAACAGCGTAAGCACAAAACATTTGTGAAATTCAACATTCTCTCTATTCACCCGTGGGCCTTGGCTATATGCAGGTCTTACATTTTCCTTATGCTTTCCTTCCTTATGACATTTTCCTTATGCCTGGCAAGCCAAATAGTAGCCGTGTATTCTGGGCAGTGCGGTGCAGTCATGATACACAAGATGTTGGGAGCTTTGGTTCTTTGCTAGAGTCGGAAAGGTGGGCTCAAGCCCCCTAATGCTCGTCCAGTCGTTAGCCTCACaatgaaaaaaaacaaacaaagacagAACAAATgaacaaaaagaacaaagacttcgtgttcgtgtctgtcccttcgtgttccctagtctcggggggggTTTTTACAGTACGCGTTACCCTCACGCCCACTTGGGATGTCAGCTAATCGATGGTCATCTAAAGCTTATAGTTCTTGCGCAGCCACTCGAACAATAAGTAAATTGGGGAAAGGGCGGCATATGAATGCTTCAGAGGGTGGGAGGGCAGATGCTCCATGCAGGCTCTAATGACAAGCAGCTCATCACTGCAGACGGAATTCTGCACACCTACCCAATGAGTGCACTGCTCAGAAGGCTACAGCTTAGCCATTGTCAGGCACCCGACAGAGATAAAACCAATCGCTTAATAATAAGGAATTGCGGCAGCTccttgaaactttttttttagttgcgtATCCTCCCCATCTATCCACTACAGGTACATCCTGGCTACGTAGACACGGACATGACAAGTCACAAGGGACCATTGACCCCGGACCAGGGTAAGTACACTTTGATATTTAGGTCAGTTTTGAGCACATTTTGAGGTGCCTTCAATCTCTCAACAGGAGCTGACGCACCGACCTATCTGGCGCTTCTTCCCCCCAACGTGGAGTCTCCCAGAGGGGAGTTTGTTTGGTATGACAGGAAGGTCACAGCATGGGACCAGTAACTGCACCATTTCTGGCACAAGTAAATTCACTGTTCTCATGGATATAACCtgcaacaaaagaaagaaaacgtatGTACCAAGAACTGTAGTCATCACAAGCTTGTGATGTGCGTAAGACTCGTAGAAGATGTAGGGCATGTTGGGGTCGAAGCATTGCACACAGATGAGGATGGACGTACGCTTTCACTGAAGCAACACGGCAATGACTAACCTGGTGAAACCCCTAGCAGCACAGGACACTTGAGCAGGGGAGCATCTCCCACCCACACCATGAAAGATTTACGGCTGACAATTAGAACAGGAGTTTAAGTGCGCCTTTAGGGAAGGTGATGCGTTGACAGAGGGAGATTTTACTTTTGTGCTGGTGGAGATGGTTATTGAGACACTATGAAGTTTGGTCTACATATTGAGAATAAATCACATTGTTTGTGTCCGTTGTGGTCTGTTCCACGATGTTTGGAGGCTTGCGTTATTCTTGTGTGCATGTCTTTCGCGTAGTCATATGCGGCAAAGAAATTCTGGACACACTCGAGTGTGAAACCTAAATTTTATATAGGAAACTTCAAAATCTTAAATTACAGAGGTAGGCTTACTGGACGTTGAATTGCTTCTACAGGAGTGTAAAAAAATGCCCTTTCTGTGCAATGAACATCATAAAATAATGTGTAGGCAAAGCGCAAGTGTGTCTATATACAGTATATCTTCTCGGGAGGCTTATACAGAGTGTCAACAGCGGCACCAGCCTGCGTGCTTTGTTTCCCCGTCCCCTTGGCCAATCCTGATGTTGTCCTGTCTTCGGTTTTCCCAGAGTCCTGGAGTTTGGATGATCTGCAACCACATTTATGTTCTCTTTAATAGTGTCCCATCACAGTTGACGGTACAAGAACTGCTTTGATGCGACAGTCTAAGATTGGGCGATTTGGTGCAAATTAGGACGAGACATGAACTCCGTTCCGCCGATCACTGCTGCAGAGCGATAGTCATGACCCAAATCAAACGCTGTCATCTAATGTAATCACTGTCCAAAATATTTCAATTCCGCCTTACCATCATCATTCATCCTTACCAGCTTGCATGCACCCTTtttcctcctttcattattttaaATAAATTTCCTGCCAATTGTTTATTATTAAATTTTGTGCCCATTCCGTTCCACTGCTCTGCTGTCACTTGAGACACAACTTGCTTAGTGGTGGGCAAGTGAGCTTTTTTTgcattccttcctccatgcactGTGCTTACAAGGTACTAATTGGGTACGTCGTCCTTCAACTTTTTGTACACCATTCCCTATTGGAAGGCTTCCACCACAGAATCCACACACTCTGTATCTGTAGCTATAACACTGCAAGAAGCTTACTTTTTCTACGAGCTCTTCAAAGGCACACTGCACTCCATCTTTAGTCTTTGCACTAGCTTCGATGAAGAGCATGGAATGCTTGCGGGCATAGCTCATGCCATCTTCTTTGGTCACCACACGGTTTTCCTGCTGCACATTGGGAAAAATATAAAGTTGACATCTTTCATGCACTACATCCACACTGCTTGTATGCATAGTTCCAGGTTCATACTAGTTATAGTACTATTCAGACGAGTGCAAACATGACTCATGcatacaacaacaaaagaaagaaaaaaaaacagtgaggATACATTGCGTTTCGTTAAAAGACTTTGTTATAATATTCACCAAACATCATCCGATTGCTTTGCTACGTAGCAGTCATGGACGCTCAATTGCATGCAATCATATGAGATGAACATGAGTGGTCGCGAACTGTCTGAGAGATCGTGTGCAGTGAGATTATTGGGGAAATGTGCCTATGGCCTATATATGGCCTATGGGCTATACTGCTATCCTGCTCCAGTTGCTCAAAAGTTTCCCTTTTATAAGCGTAGTAACGGGCTATCTTGTCTTAGGAGGACTACTGCCCACACACTGCTCTATCAATGATCCTCGGTCTTCAATCGAGTTCATGTACTACATTGTTCCGGGTTTCTAATGcaccccacaaaaaaaaaaaaaaaaggcaagcaaAAAATGTACTCAACCCTAACGTATAAAACCCTGACAAAGTAGAAACATACTTTTCGGGCACAGCATTAGCAACGCTAACTGTTCTCTGGGATCAACAATGGGAAAATTTGTATACCATTAAGTGGCATTACTGACAGATTTGGAAATTCCTTGTTGCAAAGACAACTCTGCATGATGAAATACCTTGTCTATTTTGTTGCCGACCAGCATCTTCACGACATTTGGACGTGTGCAGTACGTTTCAAGCTCTGTAAGCCAGTGGTTGAGCTTTTGGAACGATGACTGATTGGTAACATCATATACTGCGACAGATACAGAAGCATGTGATCAAATTAAAgtttaaaaaataatttttaGCCTGCTCACATTTTGTAGCAACTCAAATATGATATCGGTTACCTTGCTTCTGTCTTTGCTTTACGTCATTCTATTTACCTCATTTCTTTTGAAGCTCAATAGTACTACAATTGTACAGCTGTAACACATTCTAACAACCTCAAGCTTGGCATGTAGTACCGTTTCTATGCGCGTTTGTAGTTTGTATGGAATTTGAAAATACTAATACCAAGTATTGCGCCTTGTGCACCACGATAATAACTTGGTGTCAGTGTGCGAAACCGTTCTGATCCAGCGGTGTCCTGAAAAATAAGAAGGCTCAGTTGCACACAGGTACATGGGATGGGAGTAAGAGAGTGATGTTCCTGTCTGGCCCTCTGTACTatgctacacacacacacaaaaaagagtgCCATCAAACAAAGGTATGTTGTGCTGTTGCCTTGCAGCACTCTTTGTGGTGGCTGCAGTCCTGATTACATCATAGTAAAGACTTGTCTCTTGATATGTCATGAAAGGACCTGCTTCCACTGCGGGTTTCCACTCACCCATATGGCTAACTTTGCCCTGTTGCCATCAATGCTAACAGTCTTAACCTTGAAATCCACTCCTGAAAGAAATTAAAAAGAAGATATGTGTGGCAATCTTATCAAAGCGACATGGATGTAAGACTCACCTATAGTAGCTGCCAGTCCT is from Ornithodoros turicata isolate Travis chromosome 8, ASM3712646v1, whole genome shotgun sequence and encodes:
- the LOC135366958 gene encoding carbonyl reductase [NADPH] 1-like: MPGSRVAVVTGGNKGIGFCIVKFLCQKFDGIVYLTARDEGRGKAAVADLEKMSLSPKFHQLDIDDIGSVQKFRDYLKKTYGGLDVLVNNAGIAYKTSSTAPFSEQAEVTVRTNFFGTLRVCTELFPLLRPHARVVNVSSLCGMLNKIQGEDLKKKLNSPHITQDELVALMNQFVQDAKDNVHVQKGWGNSAYCVSKVGVTVLSFIQHRAFQLRPQDDIVVNSVHPGYVDTDMTSHKGPLTPDQGADAPTYLALLPPNVESPRGEFVWYDRKVTAWDQ
- the LOC135366960 gene encoding ras-related protein Rab-18-like, translated to MDDEGVLTTLKILIIGESNVGKSSLLLRFTDDVFDPGLAATIGVDFKVKTVSIDGNRAKLAIWDTAGSERFRTLTPSYYRGAQGAILVYDVTNQSSFQKLNHWLTELETYCTRPNVVKMLVGNKIDKQENRVVTKEDGMSYARKHSMLFIEASAKTKDGVQCAFEELVEKIIQTPGLWENRRQDNIRIGQGDGETKHAGWCRC